The genome window aaaaaaccctaaacaaatacatTAGCATGGACCAAAATTCAGATTTGGAATTTCTAAATTCGTAAAGCTCGATAAATCGAGCTAGTGTTAAGCTGGTGTCGAGCTTACCcaataaatctcgacagatgccATATGTCGAGCTATTTGTCGAGCTTCAGTAAAATAgctcttcttcacttgtttcttggatcaattttcatgtctttaatacaaCCACTTGATATGTATcaaacccaacttagatctaccaaatttacaagtaaagtgcgttttgtcgaaagattagccaattacatagaaaatatgaccctaacattAACTAGATaatattgattttgattttttttttttaacaataataatgcTTTTGATTTCTCAAGAGTCTTGTGTTTTAATGATACTATCATTCTTAAAAGAACCAAGGTTTCAATCTCCCCTCCCcagttgtaaacaaaaaaaaaaaacaaaaagccttTATTCGTTAATTCCTTCAAGAATtcaatgtttttcttatttcaatACCTTAAAGAGTATGTCCTTTGTTTCCCTCCAAGAAACTTAGCATTTGGATTCAAAAAAACATACAGAATGAGGTAGATTGGTGTATGAACAAGTTGAAGGATTTGTTCCATTGGTTGGGATTCTCTTGTTGGAAGTTGGTGTGCCTATACACACTAAAACTCACACACCACTCATGATATAGATTCACACTCTCAAAGGAAGTTAGAATGGACAAGGAAGACGAAGAGAActcatttttattcttatttctCTTTTCGCTCTTGGCTTCAAATGGACGGATGCATGGAGTATATATACTCCACAAGCAACCATAACTTCCATTGTACTTATTACATAACATCTACAAACTCCCACAAGCATTCACTCCATAAACTTCCCACAATTTTACTTCATGTATGTCTAAATCCAACTAAGTCATCTCATAAATATAACTACATTTAAAACATCACGTAGTCCACCAATTCATATGCCCCAATCCCAAGTGCCAAAGCCAAGAGAAATTTTAAAGCAAGCCTTTAATCATTTAGCTACATCAATATGAATGTTTAACAAGAACATTCTATTTCTTGTTACTGGCGGCTTAGCTATCAAATTATTTTGATGGCCTCTTATTAGGCAACTACGATTTTTCAAGTGAATGTCAATCTTTTTCAAGGAGTTGTCTTAATCTTAATgtaatatttttcatgcttggCACGTTataaacataaaagataaaccAGTGACTCCATTCTTCAAATGAATAACAattttaccttttcatttcACCGAAATTTTGGATGAGTTACCGAGAGTAACATTGACAATCACTGATTCATCAACCTCCAAAAACATCTTTTTATTCTCATACATGTGGTTGCTAGTGCCAGTATCAAGATAGCACACGTGCTTCTcttatttgtcttttcttttgtgtgccaacaacaaaatcaactcTACATCTTCATTTTTATCTTCAACAAAATTGGTTTTTTCCTCAATATTGTTTATGGCATTTCAACATTATTGTTTATGGCATTTCAACATTCGGAAGCATAATGGCCAATATTTGACAAGTATAATATTTAACATTAGCTTTGTCATACCTTATTCTATATGATCTAGAGAAACTTCCCCTTTTGCACTCTCTTGCTATTTGtcaatttggaattttctcttcATCACTATAAGAGCTACACCATTCCTTCCTCCGTATTCTCTTCCACAACCACCTCTATGTCCTTAGCCTCTTTAGCTTTTCTCATATCCTCCTTTTCTCATTCAAGATGGGCTTAGACTAACATTTCCTACAAAATCTCATACTTTTTTCTTGTTGTGCCTTTTTTCATGGGCTTGTAAAGATCTCATGGGCTGGTTAATGGCCGTTGGCTCCAAATATTTATATTCAATTTCCACAACTATATAGTCAAACTTCAAGCTAAGGACTAGAGGATTTCCTCTACCACATGGGCATCATTCAAGTTATCACCATATCTTTTTAATTGATTCACAATGGCCAACACCTTAAAAATAATCCAAAACTTATTTGAATTCTTTCATGTGTAAGGTTTCAAACTAGTCTCTCAATGTTCGAACGCAAACTTTCTTCATCTTATCAACTCCTTTTAGAGAATTTTGAAGAATATCTCAGTGATCTCACACTTGCTTGGATGAAGTTGCATTAGCAACTTCTTTCTCGAACATTGATTCTTCTAAACCTTGATAGATCAATGTAAGAgcttgtttatttttcttcGAGCCTTTTGCTCAACTTCCTTTTGATTTAGAGTCAAACATACTTCATCTTATCACTCCACATGACCTTTCTCTAGTATTTCCCATGTATCTTAGGATTCAAGTAATGCCTTCATTCGGATActtcaattattaaaattttctttgttaaacCAAAGGAAATTGAATTGACACCATCGCGTTGTCAATCTCATTCTCATCATAAACCCATTGGCTTTGATTCTATCTTGTTGAAATTTGGTGAGCCCACACACTCAAACTCACATACCACTCACAATGGAAGAGACTCATTCTCAAAGGAAGATATAATGGAGAGGAAAGGGGAAGAGAACTCTTTTGTATTCTTATTTATCTTCCTCACTCTTGGTTTCAAATGGATGGATGCATGGGGTATATATACTCCACAAGTAACCATAACTTTGTCCTTAATAAATTCTCGTATGCATTCACTCCATAAACTTCTCTCGTTTGCTTCATGTGTGTTTAACTCCTATACTAACTCATCCTAAAATTAAAGTGCATCTAAAAAACCAAGGTCATTTATCTAACTTCGCTATGGACTTAAGATGTCTACTCCAAGTCCAACCATGACAATTTTGGTGAAGTTAAGTACTTCACTCCATATAGAAGAAACCATTAAAGAGAGTGATGTGCACCGAATGTTCAATGCAAAATGTATATGCTCTTTCAGACATAAAAGGTAGGTTGTTGGCCAATGTAAAAACTTAGTACTTCATCATGAATGGAACATTCACAAAGACTCCTATTAGTGACATACTACATTGGACCCAATGTTTTGACAAATGGATATGGGTGCTCCATGAACatacaatatataaattatgatatataggaaaagaccaaaaaaaaaaaaaaaaaaaaaacaggggtAGGGAAATAAAGTTCTTAAATAAGTTGTTGAGATTAATTAGGAGTATATGGGATACATctatattaataaaacttattttaagagAGGACATAAGTAACATAGTGTGTACGCTCCTCAAATAGGTTAGAAGAATTCACTTAGCAAAAGTTTTGGAAGAACATTGATAAATTGATATAATGGCTACCAAtgagaaaatgatttttattggATGATACTTGAATGATCATGTTGGAAAGGAGAGTGGGGGATATGAAGGAGCTCATGTAGATCGGTATGGAGGAATGAGCTAGGAGATGTTATTTTAGACTCGCAACTACGTATGATATGATTTTGACAAACACTTGGTTCAAGAAGTGGGATTCACACTTAATTACCTTCTAAAAATTGGGCCAAATGTTAGTCATATATGTTTCATCTTTACTCGAAAAGTTGATAGTAGACGTTATAAATATCGTAAGATGAtatcatgagagagagagagagagagagagagagcataacCATTATTCAACatgggcaaaacttaggtacagtacttaggtgctgttccttatgttcccctcttaagattctgctatgtggattttttctcatgggattaAAGTGCATTTTTTAGTTAAGTCACATGGCTCAATCTTAAGTGGGAAACTTAAGAAATAGCACCTAAGgtattgtacttaagttttttatatAGCTTGGTGATACTAGGTATTTGTATTAGAAGATGGGAAAGAAGGGATAGTGGACGAAGAAATCCAAGAACTAGGTGctcaaaggaaaagaaaaacaagagacTCGAATTGCGTAAAGTCTATTAAAGATGAGCTGTAAGAATCTAGttaataaagaagaaattaaagagagaaaaaaaaattattaccaatatattatataaaaaaaaaaaaatcaaaagaacattgatatttattataaactatCTTAAtcatttattacaatttttgttcttaaaagaTGTGCTTAAGCCATGTATGTATAACTCAATGTTAGCATTACATGTTTTATAACGTGCTTCCACCATGTTACTTACTAaaagtaattattaaaaaattttaatatgtgtgAAACTTTATTGCTGaagtttcaagaaatttcaAATATTACTTCCATTGGAACTCtattacccaaaattttatgaaaattaaaacaagtttaactttttattttaaatcgttcaaataaattataatctattataaattttgtattttgataaaaatttggCCTTACATGATGCGTTTCACCATGTaacttaaattattatttttattttatttgcacTCTATTATGCTTTTCGATTTCAATAgtataataggaatattttattttatttaaatatgatttttaacCATGATCCCACAGACATAGTGTAGCATgtatgtctatatatatatatatatatacacactaaaTTTGTTCACTTATACACTGAACAAactatttatttggaaaaaaaattatgtttatttttttttttgaaaaaaaaaggtttacaTATGCAAGTTAATAAGAgattttcagcaataaatttgaaaaaggataaatagcttcttcttcttcttttaatgaTGCTAAGTAAGGAGAACTGGCTACTTATCTAGGAAAGAGTCCACTgtaagattttatttaaaaatatacgGAAAAGGAACTATCATATTGCATTAATTATTCCTAAATAAAATCTCAATCAATTATTCTGATCAAAATTAAGCAAGTAGATAACtgagagaaatgagagaagTAACGAATTGTCACCTCTGTTTTCATAGTAGTGAAGCTTCATGTTCAAATCATCAGCTATCACCTGTGATGAGATTGCCATGTTTACAGATTTTGAACTTCCTCGCATTTCTCTCTCAAGGACATCTATGCATAACTTGTCTTTGTTAGATTCTTGCCCCTGATTTGTCTTCTCATTGTAATCCTTTGGCCTAGTTAACCTCCTACATATTGCAACAGCAGTTTGTCCATCCCATGTACTTTCTGATGCAGAGGCTCCCTTGTGCAGCAATGCCACTAGAATTGATGGCTCCTTACGCCTTGCAGCCACATGAAGTATGGTATATCCTCGACCATTTCTACAGTTGAGATCAGCCAAGTCTAAGTTGAGCACCTCCTTAACAATCTTAGGATCACAGTATGCAGCAGCATAGTGAAGGGCATAAGCTTGATCTAAAGTGATATTAGATTCACTCAGTAGCATCTTCACTAATTCAACATCATCAGAGTCCAATGCCTTGTGAATTCTCCTAATTCTCTTTTCATGTAAGGGGTCCATTACTACTTCTGGTACAATAAGTTCGGCCTCCTGCTGAGATTTGAGACGGAGTGATATGAtttcttttgaaacttcacaAGGAAGTTCTTTTTCAAGAGATATATTGTCAAGATCTGATCTTTCTACTCTATGGATACAGTGAGAGAGGAGCTGGTTCAGTTGGCAGTGGAAGGCAGCCACAAGAATTGGAATAACATCTTCCGCAAGAGCCTTATCAACAAAGTTGAGGAGACGGCGCTGCAAGCATGCGTACATTTAGTATTGAGTCAGAATGAAGTTGAGGAGATGGCTGTATGCCTTTTCAATGAACTACTAAGTAACTCTACTTGCTAAAACTACTATCAATTTTTTACCACAAAAGATCTATAGACTGACATGGCAATGAATGCGATCAATATCACTTTATCAACACAATACATAGaaatgtaaattatttttttgtgatttgtggcATGTTAGTTTGAAaggtttatataataaaatttgtaatatgcATCACTCAAGCCACTAATGGTCATTTTGAGTTTCATTGAATATATCAATACTTCTCACATGTTATGGAACCCAAGTTATATCATTTGACTTAGATATGATTAACAAGTGTTCCGAAATTTGTTTTCATTCATATCCAATTGAAGCCATTTAGTAAAACAAGTTTTTAAGATAAGCTCACATTCTTGAGACAAGAATAGAATGAATAGCATAATATCTTGAACAAGACAGATAAAGAGTTTTTAACCACAAATTAATGGAAGTATGTCCGACTCACCTGAACAACCAGAACGAGCTCTTTCATCTGAAAAGTGGCAGAAGCATACATCAATTCCAAAGCATAATTAATAGCAGGGCGGCATGCATCATGTGCACAATCATCATCAACACAAGTTGATACTTCTGGTGGCGATGGCTTAAGCTTCCCAGTGTACAAATAAGACAAGAAGACATTAAATGCTTCATATCCAACTCTACCATAAGGCACTAAATCAGACATGGAATACCTTGGCTTGCCTTCCTTCACCTCACCACCATTTCCCCTCTTGAAAAGCTGGTGAAAAAATTGACTCCTTGCAGCCAATATAGACCGATGGACACCCACAGGGATGTCCTCAACAACAATCTCTGCATCGCTATACTCATACTCAGAATCAATTAATAACTTCTCGAGATTGGCGCTGAGCTTGTTTAGACTCAAATTGTCAAGATTGGAGCAGCCAGTGGCAGCTGCAGATAAATTTTGACTACTAGACCCATTTGATAGATAAGATGACGAAGCAATAGTCAAGGACGAAGACATTTCATTCCCATTATCCATGGCTTAAAATCTAGGGGATCCTACTTGGGCCTAACAAGGCTTAAGGGAATCATCAGCTAAACCTAATATAGTAACTCCAAAATTCTACAAATGAATAATACAACTAATTAAGGTGACCCAATTGAGGAAAACACTTTAAAATCCCAAAACCATGCTTAAAACAGATAAAAAAAACccgaaaaaaaatatatgaaaatccAGAGCTTGAACTTAATTTCTAAGCAATACCCATTTGCTGAAAATCaccaatcctttttttttaatgaaacaagCATAACTATCCGTAGATTTAAGTAATTATTATTCCAAAAACAAAGACACCCATGATTGATTCATAAATCTAATCATGGTTAACAAGCAAGAACCAAATATGAACTACTAACACCTTGATAAAAGGTTCAAAGAGACTTATAAATCAACACTAGAACACAAAGACAGCCCTTGACTTGACttcaataaatacaaaaatgaagaagaagcatAAGATGAAGAATCTGCAGCAAAGTTGAGTAAAAAGATCTTATATAAACACATATGAAGACCTTGAAGTTGACCCAGCAGGGGAAGCAGCTATAGCTTCAGATGCAGTGAACAGTTAATCGAATTTGATGGACGGTCGGGGGGGAACAGTAGGCGGCCAAGTTGGAGAGTATTTATGGGCTCTGAAGTCTGAAATAGAATTTTGCAGAAGatagacagagacagagacagagacagagagagaagagagagagattttgaggAAGTGTTTCGGAAGCTTACTGGAGGAGATTAAACTGTGAAGCACAATGACCAAAGAATAAGGTTGACCAACAAGTACGAGTAGGGACGTGGAAACAAcgtaaaaatgaaattaaaagaaagaaagttaaaaaaggaaaaagaaaatatgtatATTATTCTGTTTGCCTTGAACTCTAAacaaggagggaaaaaaaaaaaaagggttactTCATGGAAAGTGGTGTCATTATTGTGTTGTGGATAAGAGTTAAGGAGTTAACTTGTTTGTAGGTTTTGGTATCTACTGCCAATCTGGCCACAGTTGAGTCTTTACgtacatatttattttctttctttctggcTGTTTAGTTGGGAGGGGGCCTAGCTACTGATATGATTCTAATTTATCTGTATATGCTCTATGAGCTTGGTTAATTAAgggcttttcttttttctttttttttctttttctttttggctctataccattttttttttaatactaaatagTTGAGTTGACTGAGATGTTTGTGTTAGATTGATATCTCATATGTATGTTATATGTCGCAAGTACCTTTCAAGGCTCACATACTATGAAGGGACTCACTCATTGCACACGTGTGCAAgagataattttgtttttgagagaaGAAAATACATTCTGTATTTAGTGTATGCTTCCTCTTGTTTATACTGAGATAGATCTCATACAGGTCCACtctcatgtgagaggagggataCATGCACCAGATGCATGGTACACCTCCTCTTTTAAAAGagcttttaataaaaataaaagtatggACCTTATGGTATAATAAAAGAAGTTCTCAAAAGAGTAAATTACACTTATGCCCATTTACATTTGGGAATGCTTTCATTTTGgtctattaattttaaaatttttcattttagtcctaaATGAGTCCATATTATCATTCCATCTTTATCTATTATATCAGTAGCTATGTGTTACATAGGCTTAAATGACAGAGTTTTGTAAAACTACCTTGTTTTGGATCATTCCTATTCCATGTTAGTACTATAAATTTTCTCTCATATCTACAAACAGtaattatatcaattttttttcgcttaccaataattttaaaatatatatatatatatatatatatatatctagcattttccttgattaaatatccaaatataaaaatacaacaTAAAGCACACAATAAAaggcattatttttttgatgtggACCAACGGAGCTTATAttgagaacatttttttttttttttaaacaatatgcACAGACAGCACAGCCTGACAGCCATATAAAATCATATCAGTTTCAATCGGTAAAATATAtgaacatctttttcttttcttttcttttttttctaaatgaTAAAATCTGGATTACATAGAGCGATACTCGGGTATCAAGCCCAAGCCCAACTCAGTTCTAGCGATATGAAAAACCCATACACGTTTATGTAGTTTGTCACTTGGACGTAAACAGGTACAAATTCTAATTTTCTACATATTGGATGTAAACAggttcaaattcttttttttcttttttttttaattctgaatTGCATTACAATATTACATGGACGCTAATGTGAGTTATAtcctgcttcttcttcttttttctttttttgaggtggGAGTTATATCCTGCTGGGTTACTAGAAAAGTTGCATGTATAATGTAATTTTGTTACTATGGAAAGTCACGCTATACATGTTGTGGGGCCCGGctcagaaataatgggctattccaaattcaagcccgtccgaggagcgtcatgtccgaagagaaaccacatatgaagcattatTCAATCCCAATAACGGCAGGGTAACCtatccgaggagtaactcctcctcggacgtcagAAATCCCGACGAGGAACTCTTCCCAGCCAACTCAGTTCaccctcccaacatataaaatgaataaaatccaaaatatctcacgggaagctaccaccacattaaatgcgcCACAACCACCcacttggccgcattaatgaggaaaggacccctgaacagtaccaccttggcctctgcaactcacaaaaagagtgatgagggcggctgatgggacaggtgctcaagtagatgcttagatgatcaacaagtgtaaggttgagatgagaggaggagaaCTATATATAATGTAGTAGAATCCCTCAAAGGGGGGACGAGAAACTGTAtcagaaacaaaaagaaatagaatcaaacgtgagagatccattcttgtgtctttattttctgcaaccatactgtccatgcatcagaccgaataggctcactgaggccaagttctttgacccatcctctacaaataatatattGTGAGTTGCGCTTTGaaccaaggcctgatcaatagaatttgggccaagaaaatcgtgcaactacacatgtaaaatgtaattttgttatAACAAGAGCATTTCTATTGGTTTGTGTGAAAGAAAATGCATTTTGTACCACTTAAACcccactttatttattttataattataccGTTACTTTAACAATAAACCATACAttctcttataaaaaataaaataaaccatacattcaattctttattttacaactcatctcattaaaataatataaaataaatagtttatAAGCAAAACTCAAATCAGTCAAGTGGAGAGAGAAAGGCAAGTGAACAAAATATGCAAGAatacatttgaattttttttttttttagaaaggtGCATTTTAACTGTAGCAATATCTATTATTTGCTACAGGAATTCATAATCTGAtggggtctttttttttctataggaTAATGCAAAAATGGGATAGGATTTAAAAATATGATGTTTActttgtaatgattttttttttatatataaatttaggtCATGAATGGATTCAAATGGATTTATCTAGCAGATTCAAATCCCTTTTTATAGCAAAAATTTCTTTTACAGAATCGGTTGAATTGAACTTTAAACCATGGTCGGACATCctttaacttttatcttttaataaaaatatttagagtTCAATCTTCCCTACACCAAGCTATcaaattataagtaaaaaataaaaaaatataaaaaaaacaatataaaaaaaaataaaaactttaatcCACGTTTAATACAATCTTATAATATGGAAAAAGAATTTCTATTAAATCAATAGTGAAATTATATTGAATCATTAACTAGGCTAGTTAACATTTTCACTAGTGTAAATTCATGAAATGATATTGTACATTGATAAAgaaatatttacaaatattatagaattttaatcTATAGCATCAATTTTATCATCAACCCCAAATaacatggttgtcaaaatcgcgatcCGGATCGTAAAATTGCATGATTTTACGATACCACCTCACCCAAAAGTTTAAAATCGTAGCAGGATTGCAAAACTGATAGGATCGTATGTAGGATCGTGTAGGATTGCATAGGATCATAAGATCTATGGGATCCTACCGATCCTACCAtttggcttgatttttttttttttaaatgggattCATTTGGGTAAGATAATTCACCTAAACCCACAAGCCCAACAGGttatcaaaagcccaataatgaattgaagtcccaaatttacccctatgtcaacataaaatctcaaaaaaacctATAGTACTTAAGTTTAATGTCTTCAAaaccaaaacctaaaatatttagaaacaCTAAGCTCCAGCACCTCTATCCCGCGCCTCCTCAGTCCTCTGTCAAAAACCCAGCACCTCTCAGCCCTCTCAATGGTGAGCCATCACTGCCTTTAAGCTTTCTTAAGTTTAacgtttaaaaaattaaaaattaaaattaaaattaaaataaaaaaaaaaacctaaaatatttagaaacaTTCAGCTCCAGCACCTCAATCCCACACCTCCTTAGTCCTCTGTCAAAAACCCAGCACCTCTCAGCCCTCTCaattctcttttggattacatattataaatttgtagttagttagtttttatatgctaactagcctaacttattttggatttggaacttagaatttggaaaacatttttcatatgtgtagataatattttggtacttatTTACTAATTAAACATGCActgaactttttagatacattatgtcaaaagttaaatatattttgtttcgttAGAATGACATAAGAACGATGTAGTGcgtgcaaattacattttatcatgcaaattttttttaatggatggattcatattttaattgattatataacatacaaagtcactatcaataggttttttgcttaaaatttgaaaatagataggatcttacgatccacgaTCCTACCTACCTCCCACGATCCTATGTAGGATcctgattttgacaaccttgccAAGTAGGGATGTGTGTGCATGAGTCGGGTTGAGAGGATTTTTCAATCCAACCCACTATTGTTGGTTTAAGAAAAACCTAACTCACATAGATCGAGTTGGACCCacaaattttgtacattcaaaaaaataaaaataaaaacttgagcAATAAAACGATAGATTTATAAGATTACCAAcacaaataacaacaattttataaTCTTATTTTATATTAGTTTGATGTATTAATCAAACCTGAG of Quercus lobata isolate SW786 chromosome 8, ValleyOak3.0 Primary Assembly, whole genome shotgun sequence contains these proteins:
- the LOC115955069 gene encoding BTB/POZ domain and ankyrin repeat-containing protein NPR1-like, translating into MDNGNEMSSSLTIASSSYLSNGSSSQNLSAAATGCSNLDNLSLNKLSANLEKLLIDSEYEYSDAEIVVEDIPVGVHRSILAARSQFFHQLFKRGNGGEVKEGKPRYSMSDLVPYGRVGYEAFNVFLSYLYTGKLKPSPPEVSTCVDDDCAHDACRPAINYALELMYASATFQMKELVLVVQRRLLNFVDKALAEDVIPILVAAFHCQLNQLLSHCIHRVERSDLDNISLEKELPCEVSKEIISLRLKSQQEAELIVPEVVMDPLHEKRIRRIHKALDSDDVELVKMLLSESNITLDQAYALHYAAAYCDPKIVKEVLNLDLADLNCRNGRGYTILHVAARRKEPSILVALLHKGASASESTWDGQTAVAICRRLTRPKDYNEKTNQGQESNKDKLCIDVLEREMRGSSKSVNMAISSQVIADDLNMKLHYYENRVAFARLLFPAEARVAMEIADASSTSPYTGLSASKGSKGSSGNLREVDLNETPSVRAKRLQSRLHVLLKTVETGRRYFPNCSERLDKFLEDDDMPDAFFLDKGTPEEQKMKKMRFMELKDDVQKAFYKDIAESRSGLSSSSSSSSSPKKEGANHKVRRK